CATCCCATTTTCCTTTTGCGGGTTCAGGACAGAATTACAGGTCCTTTAAAAACCATTATGTGTCTTGAGGCTCTGGGACCCAGCAAGGCTGAGCACTTGCCCTGGGGCACTGGCCTTGTTTGACTGGAGGAAAGTCCCCCTCAGGtctcacctcctcctcttcctctgaacTGTCCTCTCTGACTCTCTCAAAGTCATGTCCTAGGAGAGGtctgggttctggccagaggacCAAGGACTTGGTGTCCATGGTGCCTCCACTGCTCTCTAGGAAAAGAAGCTCTATCTCCTTGATGaccccctggctgctgtggatgCAGACGTGGCCAACCACCTGCTGCATAGGTGCATCCTGGGAGCGCTGAGCCATACCACACGGCTGCTCTGCACCCACCGCACTGAGTACCTGGAGAAGGCTgacctggtgctgctgctggaggCCGGGCGCCTGGTCCGGGCTGGTAATGTGGTCTGCAGGGCAGGAGTCGGCCAGTGAGGGAGCCATTACCTGGGTGTAACTGGGGAAAAAGGACAGGTGGATTGTCAAGTGCAGACTCCGCCACCCCTCTGTGTGTGGCCTGCTCATCCTTCTTTCTAACGGGAGCCTCTGTCCTGCCTTCCCGGAACCAATGTGAGGAAAcgaggcaggagggaaaggagcACACTGGCCAAAGGCCCGGTGGCTTTGGGACTTGGGATTTGTGACCGGGTGCGTTGGGAACTTAGACGCCCGGGGTCACTGAGAACAGTCTGATGCCcttggagaagagaaagcaatttTAGAacagtcttttatttaaaaaaaaaatcctgaaggaTTATTATCCAGAGGGACAAGACCATCTGCAAGTTTACTGGGAGAGAAATAGGACGTGAGGCTCCACCAGAGTGTTAGGGATTCTCTGCGGTGTGAGGAGAAAGCTCAGCAGTACCGAGAGGTGACTCTGGACAGAGCGCTCACGGGTGCTATGACTCCTGGGGTGAATATTTTCTGTCGGTGCCGATTGGACTCCAGACACAGAGGGGATGGATTTGATGGTTCTGCCCAGACTCTGGGGGTTCAGGGCAGAGCTGTGCTAAGGTGGGTCCAAAAAGcattgggggtgggagtggatTGGCACACATATTTAGAAAAGCCTAGTATATTTCTAGAATAGTCCCTTCCTGATCTCCCATGCTTCCTTCCAGGGCCTCCCTCTGAGATCTTGCCATTGGTGCAAGCTGTTCCCAAAGTCTGGGCTGAGGACGGGCAAGAGTCTCACTCAGGTATGGCCCGAGGATGGGAGGAGGTGGCCTGCTCCTCACCGGGACCCTGGAGAGAGATGCTTTCTACAGAGCTTGCCTGCCCCTCTGAAACACTGAGGTTTTCAACTGTCAGCCTGCAAGCTTAGTCCCCCCTGACCTCCCTGATCTTCCCAGCCACAGCCCAGTCAGTGTGGAACccagagaaaacaaaggaggggctgaaggtggaagagggtgcaTCTGGCCGCCTGCTGCAGGAAGAAAGCAAGAAGGAGGGCGCCGTGGCCTTCCACGTGTACCGAGCATACTGGAGGGCCGTAGGCGCGGGCCTGGCCCTGGCCATCCTTTCTTCGCTGCTCCTCATGCAAGGTAGGGATAAACCCCGGGGGCCCTTATCCCACCCACAGCCCTGTCTTCTGGGTCCCCATCACATCCTTCGCCTTGTACCAACCCTTACAGAGCCCAGAGACTCACCAGGCATGGTGACAGCCGGGACAATAGGCCTGCCCCCAGTTCTGAGAGTCCCAGAGGCCAGACAGATCCACTCTGTAGCCATCTGCTGATCTGTCCCATTCAGCAGATTGGAGATCACATCCTCCCCAGACCTGAGGGGTGATAGACCCACGAACGAAGCACACACCAGGGCCGACATGGAATcgtggcagggcagggagggccagcAGAGTGAGGAAGGGCAGAAACTAGAGTCAAGGTTACAGGATTAGAATAAAGGAGGTGAGTCTCCCTCGCGGCTTTCTCTTTCCCATCCCCACCCAGCCACGAGGAACGCTGCTGACTGGTGGCTCTCCCACTGGATCTCTCAGCTGAAGGCAGCCAGCAATAACTCCAAGGAGGTGGCAGCCCCCCTCACCCTGGACTCCACAGggctcctctctgctcagctgctcCTCTTCTCCCCCAGAAGCTTCTAGtgagtggctggggctggggttgtCAGAGCGGTTGCCAGGCAGGCAGTGAGAGTTGCGGGGCTGTGTCTCTGGAGAATGGGGGACAGTggtatgggggaggggagggagcccccAGTGGCCCTACTTTCGGTTAcccacagcctcctccccaccacccagcacctCAGTGTCCCTACTGCCCAAAGCTGCCCCCAGTGGCTCCTCAGACGTCCGCTTCTACCTCACCGTGTATGCAACCATCGCTGGTGTCAACTCCCTCTGCACCCTTCTCCGAGCGGTGCTCTTCGCAGCGGGCACCCTGCGAGCGGCTGCCACCCTGCATCGCCGCCTGCTGTGCCGAGTTCTTCTGGTGAGCGGATGAGAAggtgggggtggtgtggggagCCCTCCCAATGCCTGGGCTTCATCTGGGGCCCCAGCCTACCTCCTAGTCCTCAGGAGAATATAGCCCCAAACAGGTGCGTGCACTATTTGACAACTTGAGACCTGGAAAGGCCGAGAGCAGAGAGGCTGCTGGACTCCGAACCCAGTTACCTAACTGTACAGCTTTCTAATATGTAACATGGGGAGGAGAGATTCATCCTCCAAGTCACTTCCGTTTTGGACTTCCTGCGGAGGGCTGAGCTACGCGCCCCTTGGTTCATGCGAAGTCCCTTTGGTGTTTTGCTTATTTATCCATCCCTTTCTTTTCTGCGTACCCTTTGCCCAGTTCCCCGCCTTTCCTTGAACAGCAACCATTCTAAGTGTGTTTAATACgtatctttttgtctttttgtgaaaTGCCTATGTTTTGTGTTCAGGTATTTTTATAAGTGAAATTTTGtttcttacaatttttatttaggGCTGTTTCTAAGATCCGTTCTGGTTGCTATGTGTATACCTATTCTAGTCTGTTGCTTATCCATGGACTTagtatgaagattaaattaattaGTATATGGAAAGGGCTTaggatagtgcctggcacatactaagtGCTCAATTGGCAATTATTATTAATGTTGCTGTTAAAGCTCTTTCTTGTCCTTTATCTTATTTGGGTTTATagtaaccctgtgaggtaggtattatcatccccattttacagacgaggaaacagaggctcagagggtgTAGGTGACCCAGGCGAGGCTCTTTCCCCAGAGAGCCAGGCTGTGAACCCAGTACCGTGTAGGTCTTTCCACTGCCTGTCAGGGACCAAGCAGCACACTGTTCCACCTCCTCCAGAAGCCAAGTAGGGGACATCCTCAGGGTGTGAAGGAATTCGTTTATCATAAACTGTCATTAGGAGGTGCTTCGGAAAGTCCTTCACCTAGTCTCCTGCCTTAAGGTAGGGCTGTTCCCCAAATAACAGCAGAGAGTTGGGGGACGGGGAAGGTGGGGACAGAGAAAGGGGGCTATACCTAATGAGACTACCTCCCATTAGTAGACCAAGTATCGGGCAGTCACTGAGCACTTCCTCCGTGCCAGGCAGACTGTGCCAAGGACCTGACTGCTACCTATGTGGCCTTTAATCCCCCTAATAGCCCCGTAAGGTGCAGTTCCATTATTAGCCATTTTTGAAACGGGGGACAGGGGCCTCGATAGATTAAGCCTCTTGCCTGGGGTTTCACATCCactaagtggcagaactggaatCCCAGtagcagtctgactccagagcctctCGCACAACCATGAGACAATGCGACTTGGACCACTGCCCTCGCCACTCTGCCCCGCCCTGGGCAACCAGGGTGTTCCTCCTGGCATCTGACGCAGTCGCACTCACTGGCCTGAAGTCCCCATATTCTGGAGAGAGGCGTAGGCATGTCTAGCATAGAGGTAGCGGAATGGCCAGCATGGCCTCTCAGGGTCACCACTGGCCAGAGGGacagtctctctcttttctaccCTGGGATAGTCTTCTCCAGGCCCCACCTGtccatcctctctgcccctttctTATTCTCTACCTCGGGCCTCCCTCCGCACCCACCTCCCCCGGGATGGCCCAACCCCCCTtctctgccaggccctgcccttgCCCAaccacacccctcctcccaggccccagtGACCTTCTTCGACTCCACGCCTGTGGGCCGGGTCCTAAACCGCCTCTCCTCTGACGTGGCCTGTGTGGACGACAGCTTGCCTTTCATCCTCAACATCCTCCTGGCCAACGCAGCGGGCCTGCTGGGCCTCCTGGCTGTGCTGGGCTCCggcctgccctggctgctgctgctgctgccgcctctGAGCCTCATCTACTACCGAGTACAGCGTCGTTACAGGGCCTCCTCGAGGGAGCTGCGGCGCCTGGGCAGCCTCACCCTGTCTCCACTCTACACCCACCTGGCTGACACCTTAGCTGGCCTCCCTGTGCTCCGGGCCACCGGGGCCATTGACAGGTGTGGGGTCTGCCTCTCCCAACCAGGGCCAGGGGGAtgaggtgctggggtggggggcagagggtccCTTAAGAAGAAGGGCACATGGGGAGGTGGGCTTCAGGTCTCCTGAGAAGGGAAAGGTGGGTGAGGGCActaagggaaagaggaaaggaacagagaaaagggCTAGTGAGGCAGAGCAGCCCCCTATGAAAGGGCACGCTGACCTCTCCAGACCCCAAGGTGAGGCCTGTGGGTGTACAGCTCAGCTCCAGGAAGGAGCCGTGTTGTGGGGAAGTCTGGGCAAGTCATTGCCACAGTGGGGTGCTATCACTTCCCTCCTGGCCTCCCCCAGGTTTGAGGAGGAGAACCAGAGGCTCTTGGAGCTAAACCAAAGGTGCCAGTTCGCATCCAGTGCCACGATGCAGTGGCTGGACATTCGGCTTCAGCTCATGGGGACTGCGGTGGTCAGTGCCATCGCAGGCATCGCCCTGGTGCAGCACCAGCAGGGCCTCGCCAACCCAGGTACCGCCCCGGGACCTTCATGCTCACCTCAGAAGCATGTGATTCCCATCCCCTGGCCCAGACCTCTCCCTACACTGTCCCCGAGCATTTTCTCCTGCCACCCAGGGTTTCCTATGAGGATGTATTATAATTCTCCTGCCCCTGATTTTagagttgaggaaactgagtctcaagaAGTGACTGGCCCAGGTGATGGATCTGGTACTAGAACTAGTCTTCTGACTCCTCCTCTTCcccgctccacccccacccccagcactctGCCAGGCCCACCTGTCTGCCACCTGCCATTCCCCATAGCCTCTCCAGACCCACTCCACTGCCTTGCATCTGGCCTGCTGTGGTGCTGGTCTGGTGCTGGTCTGGTGCTGGCAtcttcctgcttctctgctgGCCTCCTTTAAATGCCCGCAGCCCACAGCTTCAGTTGCCCATTCTGCCTTACTCCTCCCAACACGCATCCCAGTGTCCAAGCCTCCCCTAGTGGCTGGTGTTCCTCTCCTGCTAGGACTGGTGGGCCTGTCACTGTCTTATGCCCTGTCCCTGACGGGTCTGCTCTCGGGCCTGGTGAGCAGCTTCACGCAGACGGAGACCATGCTGGTGAGCGTCGAGCGGCTGGAGGAGTACTCTTGCAACGTgccccaggagccccaggcccGGCCGATGCAGGTAGGCCTGCACCTCcaccctgggcctggtgctggcaCCCTGAAGGGTCCTCCCGATGGCCCATGTTCCTTTCACTCCTCGCCACTTTTCTCAGCTCCTCTAATGTCCCTGTGTGACCTCCCCTTGCTTCACTGTGTCCCTCATCCTTGTGTctgttctcccctctctcctttacTTGCCCtcatttctcccacctttcctctcATGCCATCCGTTTCTCATTAttcccttcttctcctccccGTGTCTCCCATTCTCACccatctccctcttccccacccacgAACCCCACCAGCTAGGCACTGGCTGGCTGACCCAGGGGAGCGTGGAGTTCCAGGATGTGGTGCTGGTGTACCGGCCAGGGCTGCCAAATGCCCTGGATGGGGTGACCTTCCGCGTACAGCCTGGAGAGAAGTTGGGCATCGTGGGCCGCACGGGCTCTGGCAAGTCTTCCCTGCTGTCAGTGCTCTTCCGGCTGCTGGAACCCAGTTCGGGGCGAGTGCTCCTGGATGGAGTAGACACCAGCCAGCTGGAGCTGGCTGAGCTCAGGTCTGGGGTAGCGAGAAGAAGAGAACCAGACTACTGGCACTTAGAAGGAGGCCTAGCCAGGAAGGCTTTGCATAAACTTAGGGCAGCCAGGGGCGGCTGGCGGCGAGAAGGGGGATAGGACAAGCAGGCGAGGAGAGTGAGCTCCCAGTGCTGAGGTCCAGGGTTAGAGCTGTGGTCTCGAGGTCTTTACTCTGACCCAGGCCCACCTTTCCAGCTCCATCTTTCTTGTACTTCCCAGTATGCCCCCTGCATTCTAGACCACCAGTCCCTGTACCCTGAATGAGAGCCTCCCAGTTCTGCGCCCAAGACACTCATCCCCCCCACACCCTTAGGCTTGGTGGGTGCTGTTCTGGACAGCTCAAGACCTGGGCCAGTTGCCCAGGCCACAAGAGGCCACATCTGGGGCTAAacacccctccaccacccccaggTTAGCCTAGTGTCATTTTCTCTGCATTCCACGATGTGGGAAAGGTAGAGAAGCCCTGTTCTGAAGCCCATTACTGATCCCAGGCCTTGGCCCTGCCTTTGCCACCTTTCCTAACTTGGGGCGGCCTTACATTAGAGCTCCACCCTATGGCTCCCCAGGACCGTTTCCAGGCCCTCCAACCCTGACGTGTCCCTGCCCTACTATTTGAACTCTGCTCATTCCTTGCCACTGCTGCTGTGCCAGTGTCTGTGGGAGTCAGGGCGACACTTGGCCCACTCTTGTTCTCCGTGCGTGGTGGCTCAGGGAGATGTACGCTCCTTAAAGACAGAGTCTAGGCCTTGGTTTCTCTGGTTTTCCTCAAAGTACCTGCATGGTTCCAGAACATGGCTGACCAACTGGGGCGCAGAGTGAGGGTTACATTCAGGTCTTCTCCCTAAGTGTTCCTGGGGGTGCTGGACCTATAGCTAAAACCTGTGCTGGGAGCCACAGTGATCACATCTTCAGCCTAGACCCCATGTGCGGTCCCCTCCTTGTTCCCCAGATCCCAGCTGGCTATCATCCCCCAGGAGCCCTTTTTGTTCAGTGGGACTGTTCGGGAAAACCTGGACCCCCGTGGCCTGTATGAGGACCTGGCCCTGTGGCAGGCTCTGGAGCAGTGCCACCTGAGTGAGGTGATCACATCCATGGGTGAGTACCAGGCCCTACCCTGCAGagtggaagaggaggaagcagggagggggcaTGGAGAGGCCTGGGACCCAGAGGTGAAGTGCTGTGCCTTGCAGGCGGTCTGGATGGTGAGCTGGGCGAGGGGGGCCGGAGCTTATCgctggggcagaggcagctgcTGTGTCTAGCCAGGGCTCTCCTCACAGATGCCAAGGTAAGGTGAGAGGAAGGGACATTTGAGAGGGCCGGGAAGAAGGCAGAGGCATGTGAGGGGTGAGGAAGTGAGTTGGGGAGAGGTCTCGGGGGACCAAGTTAGTTTTCATTTTAGAGCTGGAGGTGGGGAGCTGTAGGCTGGGCCGGGCCCAGTGCAAGGTAGGCGCTGGTGCTTGGGCAGGAGCCAAGGCTAACCCGCTTCCCTGTCCTCCCGCCCACCCCTCCACATGTCCCAGGTCCTGTGCATCGATGAGGCCACGGCGAGTGTGGACCAGAAGACAGACCAGCTGCTCCAGCAGACCATCTGCAAACGCTTTGCCAACAAGACAGTGCTGACCATTGCGCACAGGTGTGCAAGTGTCTAGTGTGAGACTCTGGTCAGAGGCTGTGGTGTCAGGTaccccaggggccagggccctAGAGATTCCAAACCCCTGTGAACCTCAGCTCCTCGCTCTCATGGCACTTGTCTGAAGGAACCtgcggcccccaccccccagcagagCCAGGGATAAAGTCTGTGGGCAGATCAGTGGTATtcaagggaggagaggagggaatgaGGGTCAGCTTTCTGCTGTCGGATGTGGCCCTCCATCCCCCTCACAGACCACCCCTCCCACACAGGCTCGGCACTATCCTGAACTCTGACCGGGTGCTGGTGCTGCAAGCTGGGAGGGTCGCGGAGCTGGACTCCCCGGCCGCCCTGCGCAACCGGCCCCACTCTCTGTTCCAGCAGCTGTTGCAGAGCAGCCAGCAGGGAGCCTGCTCCTCCcgtgaggacacagcagggtccccaccctccagggtctcccctctgctgggtgtctGAGAGCAGAGGTGTGTTTACATTCTCCCCCACGGCTCTACCTCACCAGCACTGCCAAGAGAGGAGGAGGTGTCACCAGTTCCTCTTTGAGAACCACTCCTAAGGCAGTGCCCCACGGTTTCCCCAGAACCAGGCCTCTGCTCTGGCCCTCTTATATCTGAGACTGCAGGCAGGTTTTTCTGGCCAAGGAGCCTGCTTATAATTTCATACTTTTATTGGATAAAATTCCCATCTTACAGTctgtgtattaaaaaaataatatttcttgtgTGAGGCTGCTGAGGGGTGGTAAGAAAGGACCACTCCGGTctgaggggcagaggaggtgaaggagggggCGCGGAAGCCCCCACATCCATCACAGTGCTGTGGTCTTTCCCGGCTCAGGGGGCAGGTCTGGCGGCAAGGGGGGCCCCGCAGGCAGCATGCTAACCTGACACCCCTGGTCCTGGCGCGCCGGGGCGTAGTGTGGTGCAGGGTAGCAACAGGGTCCAGGGGGGCAGACGCCCCGGCGCCAGGCCCTCAGGGTCAGCAACACCGTGGACAGGACCAGGGCAGCAGTGAGCGCCCCAAACACCACCATGGCCACCAGGCCAGACTCACCCAGCCCCGCCTCGTGCCTCCGTACCACCTCCTTCACTGAGATGCGCAGCAGACCAGCCCCTGCACTGTGAGGGACAGGCCCCGTGGCAGGCCCCACCACAGCTGAAGTGGGCCCTGGGGGGATGTCTGCCATGGTGGCAGGGTCTGGGACAGGTAAGACTAGCTCACAAGTCTTGCCGCCGTAGCCACTGGGACACAGACAGTCGAAGTCATGGACACGGTCCCGACAGCGGGCCCCTCTCTGGCATGGACGGCTGGCACAGTCATCCAGGTTGATGGTGCAGAAGCGACCAGCAAAGCCCtcggggcagaggcaggagaagcGGTTTACTCCGTCCACGCAGGTGGCGCCGTTAGCACAAGGCCGCATCAGACAGTCGTCTACGTTCACCTCGCAGTGGGCACCCACAAAGCCTGCCAAGCAGCGGCACGTGAAGTTGAGGGCAAAGCCCTGGTCATCCTGGCACTGCCCGCCATTCTGGCatggggagctggggtggaggtgggagagggcttTGATACGGACTCACACCTGCACGGTAGCCCAGGTCAGCATGCTGACCACCGCCACCTCACCCCCTTCCAGCAATGTCATGCTAAGCCACACTCTGAGCCTCCAATGCCGcctttaaaaaatgggaataCAAGTAGTACCCAGCTTCCACactgagggttaaatgagatcacCCAATGTCAAGCAGTTAGCGTGGGGCTTGGCCTGAATGTGAGGCTAAGGCAAGTGTACTGTCACCCCGCTGACACTGGAGTGCCTCTGCAGGCCTGTCTCCTTGTGCACACAGGGAGGTGGAAGGCTGCTCTGTGGAACATCTTAGCGGCCACGTGGCAGCTTTCCTGGGAGGATGAGGGGATCCGAGGTCctcaacctcccccaccccaacagccaGAGCAGTCACACACTGGTCTGTTACACCTCCAGTTGCTGGAGATTTTTGTTGAAGAAATGGTTCAGGTGGTATAAAAAAGCTGAGAAACCCTGAACGAGGGACACTTCAGCAGGCTGGGGTTTTATCCTCTGGTGCCCCCAGGACTTCTGACCCTCAGCCCTACAacttcaccaccaccccctcaGCAGTGCTGTCTAACCCTGAACTCACCCTGCCTGCTCACAGGGTCCGGTCTTGCGCTCACAGTCCCGCCCATGGAAGCCGGGTGGGCACACACAGTGGTACTCGCCGCCCCCGTCATATACACACTGGCCTCCGTTCCGGCAGGGAGACTGCATGGTACAGATGTGCTCATCTacagagagacagggaaggcTCCGAGATAGCCCCTTACATCTGGCACCCAGacctgcccaggccccacctaCAGCTCTGTGGATGCAGCTTACATGGCAAACCCACCCAGGCTGGTGCAGTGTGGTGGGAAAACAACACCGAGTTCGGAACCGGCAGCTCCTAGCTCTGACAACGTCAGTGTCTCAGAGTGACTGGGCAAGTTCTACCTCACCTGTGGGCCTCGGCTTCCTCATCTGAAAGATGAGTACAATTTTCTGCAGCTGCCATGCCTACCGCATGGGGTTAGGTTAAGGGCCAATTCAGACACAGATAGGTCTAGTCTAAATGGTTAAATACCCTGCGCTTGAGTGGGTAAGCTggaccaaataaatacaaatggatGTTCTCCCAAGACACATGGGCTCTTCAGACCaacagctgcccctgcccccctacCTTTGTCACAGAACTTGCCCGCCCAGCCACTGTGACAGATGCACTGCCAGGGCTGGTGGCAGGAACCGTGCTGGCAGCCAGGCATCCTCACGCAGCGCTCACAgtgcagcccctcccagcctgggTCACACCTGATGGGGAGAAGCACAggctcagggctcagggctcagggctccGGGTAGTGGGTgtgaggaaaaggaggcagaaCCAGAGCTTTTGGAGAACAGGAGGACATGTGACAGTCCCTAAGCAGAAGCAGGCCCATCCCAGAGAGGTGTGGGCTGTGCAGGTCACATATATGGAATCAGACCATCTGACAGGAGCACTCAAGTCCTGAGCCTGCACTTTGtctaatctctctgagcctcagtttcctcatctgtaaattggggataCACTTTGCAGGGATGTGTTAATGAAGAAACTAAGATCTGTCTGTAAATGCTCCCAATATCAGTCCTGGCATATGTGAggctgataatttttttttttaaaagcgtgaccctgagccctggcttgtgtggctcagtgggttgagtgccggcctgtgaaccaaaaggtcacagattcgagtcccaggcagggcacaggcctgggtttcaggccagatccctggttgagGGCGTGTGAGAAGCTACAAACAACTGTTTCTCTAGCACATTGccgtttctctcttccctctctctgaaaataaataagtaaaatcttaaaaaaaaacaaaaagagtgaTCCTGAAAGATCATCAGGACTATCTTCCTACCCTGATTCCCGggccttaattaaaaaaaaagaaaagaaagaaagaaagaaagaaagaaagaaagaaagaaatcctctTCAAGGATGGAGAGTCGGAAGCACCCCCAGCACCTCCAGCAACTTACCCTCTCCGCTCATTTCCTTGTCCAACCAGACACATTTCCCTCCTGCTACAGAATttgcccaacccccaccccagtgagtCAATTACTGAAATTCATCAAGGAAGATGCTCTTTCATAAGTACTGCTCCCATCGACCTCACCAGCAGCCTTTCTCTTCCAGGCCCAACCAATTCTCTTTacatctttcctttccctctccctttcctctcaaTCTCCTAACTCTGTCAAGCTTCAGGTCTTTCTCCCAGTATCTTGCGGAGGAATGTTTCAGAATTTCTGGGTCAGACTTGGGAGAGAGTAAAAAAAGGGAGAGACGTAAgctggaagaaggaaaagagtcaAGGCAAAGGGGACTGGGGACGGGTGAGGCTGGCCAATCTGCCCTGTGGGCCATGGGGGGATGGGGAGTGCACGGTAGGGTCTTAAGCCCCTAGACGCCTGCCCTGGGGCCAGACCCGGGGTGTGGATGTgaaggggtgggaaatggggaggaaaggggttAGGAGCACGTGCTCAGAAGAGGTACCTGCAGGAGCCGTCAGGCTCACAGAAGCCGTGGGCCAGGTCACAGTGGGAACTGCAGTCATCGGCTGCAAGAGattgatgtggaagaagtgagccgGGGGTCCGGGCTGGGTTCCCTGAGATGCAGGCTTGGGAGAGGATGCAGGGTTCCAGTAATTGGGTGGGCTCAGCTCTGGGGCAGCGCAAAAGAGACTGGTTTCTTTCCAAAGGGACACCTAGGTTTCAGCAGCCCCTTGGGTCCGAACGGCTGCAGGGATGTCTCCGGCCGACAGAGGCCAACGTGCAAGCAAGGGACACCGGGAGAGGGTGGCGGCCTGGGCGGGGGCGCGCTCACCTACGGCAGGCTGAACGAGTGCCCACAGGGCGCACAACAGGCACATGAGATGCAGGCAGCGGCAGCCGCTGGGCATGGTCAGCGCCGGCCCCGAGAAGGACGGATGGATGGACGGCCGGACGTGCGGACACCTGTGGGACAACACAGGCTGGCAGGCGGTCGGACGCGGATAGAGCTGCACGGATTGTGATTCCGAGTGATAGGAGCCGAGGGGGAGAGGGACGCCCAGACAGAagaagggagtgggggtggcGGGAAGGCTGGGGCGGAGTGAAGGGTTGAGGCGGCAAGGGTTTGGGGACAGGACCCGGCAAAGAGGTGAAGGATGGGCAGCGTGGAGTGAGGCCAGGGCGCGCGAAGGGCTGGAGCTGGGCGGCCTTGAGGACACCGGCTGCGTTCCCGGCAGCGAGCAGCGTCGGATCCCACCCTTGACTTCAACCAGTACTCGCTCCCACGTCCCCTTCCCATCTTGGCCACGCTCAGCTCGGCCACAGCGCTCGGCCTGGAGTCCCGGAGCGCCCATCGTCCTACGCGTCCCTGCCCTCACGGTCCTCACCTCCGGCTGGGAAGCGGCGCAATCGGGGCGCAGAGCAAG
The Desmodus rotundus isolate HL8 chromosome 11, HLdesRot8A.1, whole genome shotgun sequence genome window above contains:
- the ABCC10 gene encoding ATP-binding cassette sub-family C member 10 isoform X5; amino-acid sequence: MERLLARLCDTSALQPLPVWEGDTTGHCFTQLVLSALPHALLAVLSACYWGNPRSPDYNLPCSPGWRLRLTASFLLSIFPLLDLLPVALPPGAGPGPIGLEVLAGGVAAVAWISHSLALWVLVHSPHGHSQGPLALALAAFLPAPALVLTLLWHCQRGTLLPPLLPGPLSRLCLLILQLAALLAYGLGWAVPGGPRESWVQEPLLPERQDPEIAEDGESWLSRFSYAWLTPLLARGARGELRQPRDVCRLPHRLHPTYLARVFQAHWQEGAQLWRALYGAFGRCYLALGLLKLVGTMLGFSGPLLLSLLVGFLEEGQEPLSNGLLYALGLAGGAVLGAVLQNQYGYEVRKVTLQARGAVLNILYRKALQLGPSRPPAGEALNLLGTDSERLLNFAGSFHEAWGLPLQLAITLYLLHQQVGVAFVGGLILALLLVPVNKVIATRIMASNQEMLQHKDARVKLMTELLSGIRVIKFFGWEQVLGARVEACRAQELGRLRVIKYLDAACVYLWAALPVVISIVIFITYVLMGHQLTATKVFTALALVRMLILPLNNFPWVINGLLEAKVSLDRIQRFLDLPNQNPKAYYSQDPPTEPSAVVELHEALFSWDPVGTSQETFISHLEVKKGTLVGIVGKVGCGKSSLLAAIAGELHRLRGRVAVWGLSNGFGLATQEPWIQFATIRDNILFGKTFDARLYKEVLEACALNDDLSILPAGDQTEVGEKGVTLSGGQRARIALARAVYQEKKLYLLDDPLAAVDADVANHLLHRCILGALSHTTRLLCTHRTEYLEKADLVLLLEAGRLVRAGPPSEILPLVQAVPKVWAEDGQESHSATAQSVWNPEKTKEGLKVEEGASGRLLQEESKKEGAVAFHVYRAYWRAVGAGLALAILSSLLLMQATRNAADWWLSHWISQLKAASNNSKEVAAPLTLDSTGLLSAQLLLFSPRSFYTSVSLLPKAAPSGSSDVRFYLTVYATIAGVNSLCTLLRAVLFAAGTLRAAATLHRRLLCRVLLAPVTFFDSTPVGRVLNRLSSDVACVDDSLPFILNILLANAAGLLGLLAVLGSGLPWLLLLLPPLSLIYYRVQRRYRASSRELRRLGSLTLSPLYTHLADTLAGLPVLRATGAIDRFEEENQRLLELNQRCQFASSATMQWLDIRLQLMGTAVVSAIAGIALVQHQQGLANPGTAPGPSCSPQKHVIPIPWPRPLPTLSPSIFSCHPGFPMRMYYNSPAPDFRVEETESQEVTGPGDGSGLVGLSLSYALSLTGLLSGLVSSFTQTETMLVSVERLEEYSCNVPQEPQARPMQLGTGWLTQGSVEFQDVVLVYRPGLPNALDGVTFRVQPGEKLGIVGRTGSGKSSLLSVLFRLLEPSSGRVLLDGVDTSQLELAELRSQLAIIPQEPFLFSGTVRENLDPRGLYEDLALWQALEQCHLSEVITSMGGLDGELGEGGRSLSLGQRQLLCLARALLTDAKVRSCASMRPRRVWTRRQTSCSSRPSANALPTRQC